One Pseudoalteromonas rubra genomic window, CAGAAGTACCTCTACCCAGGTCAAAAGCTGAAACTGACCGTTGATGTCAAACGGTCATAGCGTTAAAAGCCGCTGACAACAGCGGCTTTTTTACTGGCTCCAGGTATCACGCCTTTATCACAGGTGTTGCAACCATTTCTGTAGCCAAGGGGCGACCGCCTCATAAGGCTCAAAATGCTCACACGCATCCACATCCAGCCTGGGCTCTGTCACTGTCGCATTGAGCTCCTGAACTAGCGCATCTATCTGACGCCCGGCACCACAAAAGGTGTCACCGTAACTACTGTCGCCCAACGCAACAACCCCTACGGTTTTCCCCGTCAGCATGGGAAACTGACTTTGCATTTGCAAAACTAAGGATAGCAGATTTTCCGGGATATCGCCTTGTCCGGTTGTTGAGGAAATAAAGAGTAAATTATCCGCTGATTTGACCTGCTCGAGCGTGGGTGCTTCGGCGATCACTGCGCTATGCCCTTGCTGTTCAATGTCGTTTTTAACCTCAGAGGCTAAATTTTCTGCATTGCCAAATACTGAACCAACAAAAAGCGTAATGGATGCCATTATAGATAGTCCTTTTCTGTGTCTGGCCAGCCCAGTTGCTTGCATAGGTTCAACATTTCTTCTCCCAGACTGGCGCGAATGGTGATGGGTTGTTGACTATAAGGATGCAAAAACTTTAGCTCAGTTGCAAATAACATCAAACGACGAATACCAAAATGCCCCTGAAAAAAGTGGTTTTGCTTGTTATCACCATGATTCACGTCACCTATTATCGGGTGATTAAGGTGATTAAGGTGGCGGCGGATCTGATGTTTACGACCCGTTTTTGGAAAACACTCGACGAGAGAGTAACGAATACTGGGATATTTCCCCAACGGTATATTGAGCGTTGCCTGATGCAAACAGTTGAACTGAGTTTGTGCTTCCTGTGGCGCTTTATCCTGATTAGCAAACTTATCAGCAATTTTATCAAGCTGCTCTTTCAAAGGTTTATCAACATAAACATCTTGCGGCGCAAAGCCACGCACCAAAGCCAAGTAGCGCTTTTGTACCGTGCCGTCGATGAAAATCTGATTCATATCGCGCGCAGCCTCGGAGCTCAGCGCAAACAACAAAACGCCGGAAGTCGGCCGGTCAAGTCTGTGCACTGGGAACACATGCTGCCCCAGCTGATCCCTGAGCATCTGCATCGCAAACTGCGTTTCACGCTTGTCTAAAAAGGAGCGATGAACCAGCAAGCCTGATGGTTTATTGATAGCCACATAATGTTCATCCTGATAAATGATCTCTAACATCCAGGCCTACTCCGAAACAGCTGAGTCTAGGCGCTGTAACACACTCAGCAATGATTTAAACTGGGGATGTTGTGCGAAGTTGACTTCTGCCATCGGCGCAATGGCCATATTAGCAGGTAAAGATGCGCCGTTTCGCAACAAGGTACGCATCTTTACGATAAAAACAAACTGCAACCATTGCTCAAACCGTAACGTATCGCAGCAAAATGGCTGAGTAGACTGTAACGCCTGTTCCGAAACTGGCTCTGCCTGCCAAAGTTTAGCCTGGCGCAACGTGTGCTCGAGTTCTTCAAGCAGTTGCCAAACTGGGTGATCCATAGTGCTTCCTCAGACAAATACAAAAGCCCCATTATACCCGATCCAAGCCGGGCGTTTGTATCTTTATGGTCACCCTTATCAGTCACCAAGAATAAAGTTATAATCGCGCTTCAACGCAATTAAGTGAGATGAAAATGACAGCGCAAATTACGACTTTAGGTGAACTACTAACTTCAGCAGGCACCCAATGGCGCGCCTATGATATTGGCCGTCGCATAACCAAAATCGATAAAAAGCAGTTTGCGCAGATAGAAACCACTCAGGTGCCCTACCCTTATCCACTCGCGGGCCATGCATTATTAGCGATTCAGTTCTGGGATAATCAGGCCACGCAGGACCCCTATGTGTGGTTTTTAAAGTTACCACTGGATGAACAGAGTAA contains:
- the truC gene encoding tRNA pseudouridine(65) synthase TruC codes for the protein MLEIIYQDEHYVAINKPSGLLVHRSFLDKRETQFAMQMLRDQLGQHVFPVHRLDRPTSGVLLFALSSEAARDMNQIFIDGTVQKRYLALVRGFAPQDVYVDKPLKEQLDKIADKFANQDKAPQEAQTQFNCLHQATLNIPLGKYPSIRYSLVECFPKTGRKHQIRRHLNHLNHPIIGDVNHGDNKQNHFFQGHFGIRRLMLFATELKFLHPYSQQPITIRASLGEEMLNLCKQLGWPDTEKDYL
- a CDS encoding YqcC family protein, with product MDHPVWQLLEELEHTLRQAKLWQAEPVSEQALQSTQPFCCDTLRFEQWLQFVFIVKMRTLLRNGASLPANMAIAPMAEVNFAQHPQFKSLLSVLQRLDSAVSE
- a CDS encoding flavodoxin domain-containing protein produces the protein MASITLFVGSVFGNAENLASEVKNDIEQQGHSAVIAEAPTLEQVKSADNLLFISSTTGQGDIPENLLSLVLQMQSQFPMLTGKTVGVVALGDSSYGDTFCGAGRQIDALVQELNATVTEPRLDVDACEHFEPYEAVAPWLQKWLQHL